A DNA window from Camelina sativa cultivar DH55 chromosome 13, Cs, whole genome shotgun sequence contains the following coding sequences:
- the LOC104736244 gene encoding vesicle-associated membrane protein 714: MAIVYAAVARGTVVLAEFSAVTGNTGAVVRRILEKLSPETTDERLCFSQDRYIFHILRSDGLTFLCMANDTFGRRIPFSYLEDIHMRFMKNYRRVAHQAPAYAMNDEFSRVLHQQMEFFSSNPSVDTLNRVRGEVSEIRSVMVENIEKIMERGDRIELLVDKTATMQDSAFHFRKQSKRLRRALWMKNAKLLVLLTCLIVLVLYIIIASFCGGITLPSCRS, from the exons ATGGCGATTGTATACGCGGCTGTGGCGAGAGGTACGGTGGTATTAGCGGAATTCAGCGCCGTTACGGGAAACACAGGCGCCGTGGTACGACGGATCCTCGAGAAGCTTTCGCCGGAGACCACCGATGAAAGACTTTGTTTCTCACAAGACCGTTACATCTTCCATATTCTTAGATCCGATGGTCTTACCTTTCTCTGTATGGCCAATGATACCTTCGGAA GGAGGATTCCATTTTCGTATTTGGAAGATATTCATATGAGGTTTATGAAAAACTATAGAAGAGTGGCGCATCAGGCTCCAGCTTATGCAATGAATGATGAATTCTCAAGGGTTTTGCATCAGCAGATGGAGTTCTTCTCTAGTAATCCTAGTGTTGATACTCTCAATCGTGTTAGAGGAGAAGTCAGTGAG ATTCGATCAGTCATGGTTGAGAACATTGAGAAAATAATGGAGAGAGGTGATAGAATTGAGCTTCTTGTTGATAAGACAGCAACTATGCAAGATAGTGCATTTCACTTCAGGAAACAATCTAAGCGCCTCCGTCGAGCTCTTTGGATGAAAAACGCTAAGCTCTT GGTCCTGCTGACGTGCTTAATAGTTCTTGTGCTGTACATAATAATCGCATCTTTCTGTGGAGGCATCACTTTACCGTCGTGCAGATCTTAA
- the LOC104738099 gene encoding GPN-loop GTPase 2-like, which translates to MLSASLSPAKYDLSDFYFLLPVTSSVIRLLRTLVLKGLLRKYFLLTLSYVVFGRKVAIVNLDPANDTLPYECAVNIEDLIKLEDVMLEHSLGPNGGLVYCMEYLEKNIDWLELKLKPLLKDHYILFDFPGQVELFFIHDSTKNVLTKLIKSLNLRLTAVQLIDAHLCSDPGNYVSALLLSLSTMLHMELPHVNVLSKIDLIGSYGKLAFNLDFYTDVQDLSYLEHHLGRDPRSAKYRKLTKELCGVIEDYSLVNFTTLDIQDKESVGNLVKLIDKSNGYIFSGIDASVVEYSKIAVGQTDWDYNRVAAVQEKYMNDEETQD; encoded by the exons ATGctctctgcttctctttctCCAGCGAAGT ATGACCTATCCGATTTCTATTTTCTGTTGCCTGTTACGAGCTCAGTGATTAGACTATTGAGGACCCTTGTTTTGAAGG GACTTCTCCGGAAGTATTTTCTCTTAACGTTGAGTTATGTTGTTTTCGGCAGGAAGGTTGCTATTGTTAATTTGGATCCTGCAAACGATACATTACC TTATGAGTGTGCTGTGAATATCGAAGACCTGATTAAGTTAGAAGATGTTATGCTGGAACACTCGCTTGGTCCTAATGGAG GTCTTGTATATTGTATGGAGTACTTGGAGAAAAACATTGACTGGCTGGAATTGAAATTAAAGCCTCTTCTGAAGG ATCATTACATTCTCTTTGATTTTCCTGGCCAAGTGGAGTTGTTCTTCATTCATGACAGTACCAAGAATGTTCTCACGAAACTGATAAAATCATTAAACCTCAGA TTAACTGCTGTGCAACTAATTGATGCCCATCTATGTAGTGATCCCGGGAACTATGTAAGCGCATTGCTTCTCTCCTTATCCACAATGCTTCATATGGAACTCCCACATGTCAATGTCTTGTCTAAAATCGATCTGATTGGCAGCTATGGGAAGCTAG cttttaatttagatttttataccGATGTTCAAGACTTGTCATACTTGGAGCACCATCTTGGTCGAGATCCTCGCTCTGCTAAGTACAG aaaactaacaaaagagTTATGTGGCGTCATTGAAGATTACAGTCTTGTAAATTTTACAACCTTGGATATTCAG gatAAGGAAAGTGTTGGGAATCTGGTAAAGCTCATTGACAAGAGCAATGGATACATATTTTCCGGGATTGATGCAAGTGTGGTTGAATACAGCAAGATTGCAGTTGGTCAAACTGATTGGGATTATAACag AGTTGCGGCTGTGCAAGAGAAATACATGAACGACGAGGAAACACAAGACTGA
- the LOC104736245 gene encoding NAC domain-containing protein 90-like, translating to MCSLYHTEMADEVTIGFRFYPTEEELVAFYLRNQLEGRSDVSVHRVIPVLDVFEVEPSHLPNMSGERCRGDPEQWFFFVPRQEREARGGRPSRTTGSGYWKATGSPGPVFSKDNRMIGVKKTMVFYTGKAPTGRKTKWKMNEYKAVDETVTASTIPQVRHEFSLCRVYVTTGSSRAFDRRPPVGVLQPERMLTNEVAVAGTSSFRAESSPDTSFSGGEQHVDLSMNVDLVEGLTEPIWEWEQLSWP from the exons ATGTGTTCGCTATACCATACCGAAATGGCAGACGAGGTTACAATTGGGTTTCGCTTCTATCCCACGGAAGAAGAACTGGTTGCGTTCTACCTACGGAACCAGCTCGAAGGAAGGAGTGATGTATCAGTACACCGAGTCATTCCCGTTCTTGATGTCTTTGAGGTCGAGCCTAGTCATCTTCCAA ATATGTCCGGAGAGAGATGTCGAGGAGACCCTGAGCAATGGTTCTTCTTCGTGCCAAGACAAGAACGCGAAGCTAGAGGAGGTAGACCGAGTAGAACCACTGGTTCAGGATACTGGAAAGCAACTGGATCACCTGGTCCAGTCTTTTCCAAAGACAACCGAATGATTGGAGTCAAGAAAACTATGGTTTTCTACACTGGAAAAGCACCAAccggaagaaaaacaaaatggaagATGAACGAGTACAAAGCCGTTGACGAAACAGTCACCGCTTCCACAATTCCTCAG GTGAGACACGAGTTCAGTTTATGTCGTGTCTACGTAACAACAGGAAGCTCAAGAGCTTTTGATAGACGTCCTCCTGTGGGAGTTTTGCAGCCAGAGAGAATGCTTACAAATGAGGTTGCAGTAGCTGGGACATCATCGTTTCGTGCCGAAAGCTCACCGGACACTTCGTTTTCAGGTGGAGAACAACATGTTGATCTCTCTATGAATGTAGATTTGGTTGAAGGATTAACGGAACCAATTTGGGAATGGGAACAGCTGAGTTGGCCTTGA
- the LOC104736246 gene encoding protein FANTASTIC FOUR 3-like: protein MAAYGSFHRIFDNPRQNNSTKSLLDTLSSTSPWNPSKGLHVTTHHHDETPPPYTEIFGELHFRETSHSSYEKTSTENSSLQLCTEGLGSESYYGLEDEKVNCKGEEEVDDEMIHVKGKDEGSSYGEEWEPRGKERREYPPAMTRMSFKTYRKEGRLVLEEVRIPRREFLRASREDGRLKLKLVQPEEEDHDELEEENGKDKHEEEQ from the coding sequence ATGGCTGCCTATGGAAGCTTTCACCGAATATTCGACAACCCAAGACAAAACAACTCCACAAAGTCACTTCTTGATACTCTCTCCTCTACTTCACCTTGGAACCCAAGCAAAGGGCTCCACGTCACCACCCACCACCACGACGAAACGCCACCGCCGTATACAGAGATATTCGGTGAGCTTCATTTCAGGGAAACATCCCATTCTTCTTACGAGAAAACCTCAACCGAGAACAGCAGTCTACAGCTGTGTACTGAAGGTTTAGGGTCAGAGAGCTATTACGGCTTGGAAGACGAAAAAGTCAACtgtaaaggagaagaagaagttgatgacGAGATGATTCATGTTAAGGGTAAAGATGAGGGAAGCAGCTATGGAGAAGAGTGGGAACCACGAGGGAAGGAACGGAGAGAGTATCCTCCGGCGATGACGAGGATGAGCTTCAAGACGTATAGGAAAGAAGGGAGGCTTGTGTTGGAAGAAGTTAGGATTCCGAGGAGAGAGTTTCTACGAGCCAGTCGTGAAGATGGTCGACTCAAGTTGAAGTTGGTTCAGCCTGAGGAGGAAGACCATGACGAATTAGAGGAAGAAAATGGAAAAGATAAGCATGAGGAAGAGCAATAA
- the LOC104736247 gene encoding rho GTPase-activating protein 1 → MTEVLHFPSSPTASPSSSSSSPSPSLSYASRSLRSRNRNNNNPVPGFVQDVDFSIEDQDLTRRSSEEDDDGGGEDQISLLALLVAIFRRSLISCKSSRRELCSMEIGWPTNVRHVAHVTFDRFNGFLGLPVEFEPEVPRRAPSASATVFGVSTESMQLSYDSRGNCVPTILLLMQNCLYGQGGLQAEGIFRLTAENSEEEAVREQLNRGFIPERIDVHCLAGLIKAWFRELPTSVLDSLSPEQVMQCQTEEEHVELVRLLPPTEAALLDWAINLMADVVQYEHLNKMNSRNIAMVFAPNMTQMDDPLTALMYAVQVMNFLKTLIEKVLRERQDSVVEQAHVFPLEPSDESGNQSPSQSLAFNTVEQSDETQSDYIENTENQSSSSEISDELISESNASEQRESECGKYRTRRLSDSDIQVLTLAPPAQWPVSRTKVLTNLSRVGSRVERTEAWR, encoded by the exons ATGACTGAAGTCCTTCACTTTCCTTCATCTCCAAccgcttctccttcttcttcttcttcttcaccttctccttCCTTATCCTACGCGTCTCGTTCTCTCCGGAGCAGGAACAGGAACAACAATAACCCAGTTCCTGGATTCGTTCAAGATGTTGACTTTTCAATCGAAGACCAAGATTTGACAAGACGGAGCAGCGAAGAAGATGACGATGGTGGTGGGGAAGATCAGATTTCGTTGTTGGCTCTTCTTGTCGCCATTTTCAGGAGATCTTTGATTTCTTGCAAGAGTAGTCGGAGGGAGCTCTGTAGTATGGAGATTGGATGGCCCACCAATGTCCGCCACGTGGCTCACGTCACCTTCGATCGTTTCAACGGCTTCTTGGGTTTGCCTGTTGAGTTTGAGCCTGAAGTTCCCAGAAGGGCTCCAAGCGCCAG TGCAACAGTCTTTGGGGTGTCAACCGAATCAATGCAATTGTCATATGATTCAAGAGGCAATTGTGTACCAACCAttcttttgttgatgcaaaACTGTTTATATGGTCAAGGAGGCTTGCAG GCAGAGGGCATTTTTAGACTCACTGCTGAGAATAGTGAGGAAGAGGCGGTTAGGGAGCAACTAAACCGAGGATTTATACCTGAACGAATTGATGTTCACTGTTTGGCAGGACTTATCAAG GCGTGGTTTAGAGAACTCCCTACAAGCGTTCTTGATTCGTTGTCGCCTGAACAAGTGATGCAGTGCCAAACAGAAGAGGAACATGTCGAGCTTGTTAGGCTTCTTCCACCTACAGAAGCTGCTCTACTTGACTGGGCCATCAATCTAATGGCTGATGTTGTTCAATATGAACATCTTAACAAGATGAATTCACGCAACATCGCCATGGTTTTTGCACCTAATATGACACAG ATGGATGATCCATTGACAGCACTGATGTATGCGGTTCAAGTGATGAACTTCCTCAAGACACTAATCGAAAAAGTTCTAAGGGAAAGACAAGACTCAGTTGTCGAGCAAGCTCATGTATTCCCTTTAGAACCTTCTGATGAGAGCGGTAACCAGAGCCCTTCACAGTCTTTGGCTTTTAACACCGTTGAGCAGAGTGACGAGACGCAATCAGACTACATCGAAAACACAGAAAATCAGAGCTCAAGCAGCGAGATATCAGACGAGTTAATCTCAGAGAGCAATGCATCTGAACAGAGAGAATCAGAGTGTGGAAAATACAGGACCAGGAGATTGAGCGACTCGGATATACAGGTGCTGACTCTGGCTCCTCCAGCTCAGTGGCCTGTGAGTAGAACAAAGGTATTAACCAACTTGAGCCGTGTAGGTTCGAGGGTAGAACGTACTGAAGCTTGGCGGTGA
- the LOC104736248 gene encoding peroxidase 60-like, whose amino-acid sequence MAVNISTTSVLILSLALLSFGHCCYGQLRVGFYNKDCRNVENIVSRVVGEAFFKDPSLAPAMIRLYFHDCFSNGCDASLLLDGTSSEKKASPNLSVRGYELIDDIKTAVELECNGIVSCADIIALATRDLVTLASGGKTWYAIPTGRFDGTVSLASSVDLPSPRLTVSQTADNFFDRKLSLTDMVLLLGGHTIGVTHCSFIMDRLYNFQNTKQSDPSMDSKLVQELKLK is encoded by the exons ATGGCCGTAAACATCTCGACCACTTCAGTATTGATCCTCTCTCTTGCTCTGCTTAGCTTCGGCCATTGTTGTTATGGCCAGCTTCGAGTCGGATTCTATAATAAAGACTGCCGAAACGTAGAAAACATCGTATCTAGAGTTGTTGGAGAGGCATTCTTCAAGGATCCATCTCTTGCACCCGCAATGATCCGCCTTTATTTTCACGATTGTTTTAGCAAC GGATGTGATGCATCACTTCTTCTAGATGGTACCAGCAGTGAGAAAAAGGCATCGCCGAATCTAAGCGTACGAGGATACGAATTGATTGATGACATTAAAACTGCGGTCGAACTAGAATGCAATGGGATCGTTTCTTGTGCTGACATCATCGCTCTCGCGACTAGAGATCTTGTTACTCTT GCAAGCGGAGGAAAAACATGGTATGCGATACCAACAGGACGATTTGACGGTACGGTGTCTTTGGCTTCGTCTGTGGATTTGCCATCTCCTCGGTTGACAGTCTCGCAAACAGCTGATAATTTTTTTGACAGGAAGCTAAGCCTTACCGATATGGTTCTACTTCTTG GTGGGCATACGATTGGAGTGACACATTGTTCGTTCATCATGGATCGATTATATAACTTTCAGAATACGAAACAGTCTGATCCATCCATGGATTCTAAATTGGTCCAAGAACTAAAACTCAAATAA
- the LOC104736249 gene encoding fatty acyl-CoA reductase 1 isoform X2, protein MEATCLQFLENKTILVTGASGFLAKVLVERILRLQPNVKKLYLLVRASDKKSAEQRLYKEVFKKELFRVIKRNIGDEGLNTLISEKVVPVPGDISLKDIGVHDANLLQDMMQDIDIIINSAATTRFDERYDVALGINTFGAINVLNFAKKCLKPKLLLHVSTAYVCGERSGHILEKPFAMGETLKGKNKVDINTEMRLAEQKLKQLIEQGCSKEQTEQVMKDLALKRAKLYGWPNTYVFTKAMGEMLLGHYRGSMPTVIIRPTIITSTISDPFPGWIEGLKTVDSVILSYGKGMLKCFLVDQKTVCDIQQLNISMIQEVIQFTMLAHLTKIR, encoded by the exons ATGGAAGCAACCTGTCTTCAGTTTCTTGAGAACAAGACAATTCTCGTCACCGGTGCTTCAGGCTTCCTTGCTAAAG tTCTGGTGGAGCGGATTCTGAGATTGCAACCAAACGTGAAGAAGCTTTACCTCCTCGTAAGAGCATCCGACAAGAAGTCTGCCGAACAACGGTTATACAAAGAg GTTTTCAAGAAAGAGTTGTTTAGGGTAATAAAAAGGAATATTGGTGATGAAGGTCTAAACACCTTAATCTCGGAAAAAGTTGTTCCAGTTCCGGGTGACATATCACTGAAGGATATTGGAGTGCATGACGCTAATCTCTTACAAGATATGATGCAAGATATCGATATTATCATAAATTCTGCTGCCACCACTAGATTCGATGAAAG ATACGATGTTGCACTTGGAATCAACACGTTCGGAGCAATCAATGTCCTTAACTTTGCTAAAAAGTGTCTGAAACCAAAATTGCTTCTCCATGTGTCAACTG cTTATGTTTGTGGGGAAAGATCGGGACACATATTAGAGAAACCTTTTGCTATGGGAGAGACCCTTAAAGGTAAAAACAAAGTAGACATCAATACCGAAATGCGACTGGCAGAACAGAAATTAAAACAACTCATAGAACAAGGTTGTTCTAAGGAACAAACTGAACAAGTCATGAAAGACTTGGCATTAAAAAG GGCAAAGCTTTATGGATGGCCAAACACATATGTCTTCACCAAAGCAATGGGAGAAATGCTTCTTGGACACTATAGAGGAAGTATGCCTACTGTAATTATACGTCCCACAATAATCACAAGCACTATCTCGGACCCTTTTCCCGGTTGGATTGAAGGTTTAAA AACCGTAGACAGTGTGATTCTATCCTACGGAAAGGGAATGCTAAAGTGTTTTCTCGTCGATCAAAAGACAGTATGTGATATT CAGCAGCTGAACATTTCCATGATTCAGGAAGTCATACAATTTACCATGTTGGCTCATCTAACCAAAATCCGATGA
- the LOC104736249 gene encoding putative fatty acyl-CoA reductase 7 isoform X1 — translation MEATCLQFLENKTILVTGASGFLAKVLVERILRLQPNVKKLYLLVRASDKKSAEQRLYKEVFKKELFRVIKRNIGDEGLNTLISEKVVPVPGDISLKDIGVHDANLLQDMMQDIDIIINSAATTRFDERYDVALGINTFGAINVLNFAKKCLKPKLLLHVSTAYVCGERSGHILEKPFAMGETLKGKNKVDINTEMRLAEQKLKQLIEQGCSKEQTEQVMKDLALKRAKLYGWPNTYVFTKAMGEMLLGHYRGSMPTVIIRPTIITSTISDPFPGWIEGLKTVDSVILSYGKGMLKCFLVDQKTVCDIIPADMVVNAMIAAAAEHFHDSGSHTIYHVGSSNQNPMIYKKLYEMMIRYFMESPLVGRNGMHIVPNLTTKSTMARFRVYTNLRYKIPIQVLGLLSTILPSLRDTYEHHNRKFKMAMRMVKLYKPYVIFKGIFDDKNLETLRIKNEAKETEKLFGTNPKCIDWEDYFMNTHIHGLMTHVFKK, via the exons ATGGAAGCAACCTGTCTTCAGTTTCTTGAGAACAAGACAATTCTCGTCACCGGTGCTTCAGGCTTCCTTGCTAAAG tTCTGGTGGAGCGGATTCTGAGATTGCAACCAAACGTGAAGAAGCTTTACCTCCTCGTAAGAGCATCCGACAAGAAGTCTGCCGAACAACGGTTATACAAAGAg GTTTTCAAGAAAGAGTTGTTTAGGGTAATAAAAAGGAATATTGGTGATGAAGGTCTAAACACCTTAATCTCGGAAAAAGTTGTTCCAGTTCCGGGTGACATATCACTGAAGGATATTGGAGTGCATGACGCTAATCTCTTACAAGATATGATGCAAGATATCGATATTATCATAAATTCTGCTGCCACCACTAGATTCGATGAAAG ATACGATGTTGCACTTGGAATCAACACGTTCGGAGCAATCAATGTCCTTAACTTTGCTAAAAAGTGTCTGAAACCAAAATTGCTTCTCCATGTGTCAACTG cTTATGTTTGTGGGGAAAGATCGGGACACATATTAGAGAAACCTTTTGCTATGGGAGAGACCCTTAAAGGTAAAAACAAAGTAGACATCAATACCGAAATGCGACTGGCAGAACAGAAATTAAAACAACTCATAGAACAAGGTTGTTCTAAGGAACAAACTGAACAAGTCATGAAAGACTTGGCATTAAAAAG GGCAAAGCTTTATGGATGGCCAAACACATATGTCTTCACCAAAGCAATGGGAGAAATGCTTCTTGGACACTATAGAGGAAGTATGCCTACTGTAATTATACGTCCCACAATAATCACAAGCACTATCTCGGACCCTTTTCCCGGTTGGATTGAAGGTTTAAA AACCGTAGACAGTGTGATTCTATCCTACGGAAAGGGAATGCTAAAGTGTTTTCTCGTCGATCAAAAGACAGTATGTGATATT atacCGGCTGATATGGTGGTAAATGCAATGATCGCAGCAGCAGCTGAACATTTCCATGATTCAGGAAGTCATACAATTTACCATGTTGGCTCATCTAACCAAAATCCGATGATATATAAGAAACTTTATGAAATGATGATTCGTTATTTCATGGAAAGCCCTCTGGTCGGACGCAATGGTATGCACATAGTCCCAAACCTTACAACAAAATCCACAATGGCTAGGTTCCGTGTATACACGAACCTGCGCTATAAAATACCCATACAG gTATTGGGATTACTAAGTACAATTTTGCCATCGCTAAGAGATACATATGAGCACCACAACCGTAAATTCAAGATGGCCATGAGAATGGTGAAGCTCTACAAGCCTTATGTTATCTTCAAGGGCAT ATTCGATGATAAAAACCTCGAAACATTGCGTATCAAGAATGAAGCTAAAGAGACGGAGAAATTATTCGGAACCAACCCAAAATGTATTGATTGGGAAGACTATTTTATGAATACACATATCCATGGCCTCATGACACACGTGTTCAAGAAATAA
- the LOC104736250 gene encoding uncharacterized protein LOC104736250, translating to MANQATFAAFFLFALAVLSNLELSASSLVSGKVSCLDCHRDFDFSGIKVLVKCDGEKKQITAMASSDGSFRSVLPAADKKGSMNCLAKLLGGPEQLYAHKHNLVSELVMSKHDSKVLTTSNPLAFSLSCPKPTEDNVGTMIGDSKTVNFPGAGGFGFPPASFFPFLPIIGIP from the exons ATGGCGAATCAAGCAACTTTTGCAGCATTCTTCCTTTTTGCTTTAGCTGTCTTATCCAACTTGGAGCTCTCGGCTTCTTCACTTGTCAGCGGCAAGGTCTCTTGCCTTGACTGTCACCGCGATTTCGACTTCTCAG GTATTAAGGTTCTAGTAAAGTGCGACGGAGAGAAGAAACAGATAACCGCAATGGCATCTTCAGACGGATCTTTCCGGTCAGTGCTTCCCGCGGCCGACAAAAAGGGCTCCATGAATTGTCTTGCAAAGCTCTTGGGAGGTCCTGAGCAACTCTACGCTCACAAACACAACTTGGTCTCTGAACTGGTCATGTCTAAACACGATTCCAAAGTTTTAACTACCTCAAACCCACTTGCCTTCTCTCTCTCCTGCCCCAAACCAACCGAAGATAATGTTGGAACTATGATCGGAGATTCGAAGACTGTTAATTTCCCGGGGGCAGGAGGTTTCGGATTTCCACCAGCCAGCTTCTTTCCCTTCTTACCAATCATTGGTATCCCATGA
- the LOC104736251 gene encoding 60S ribosomal protein L10a-3-like, whose amino-acid sequence MSKLQSEAVREAISAIITHCKETKPRKFTETIELQIGLKNYDPQKDKRFSGSVKLPHIPRPKMKICMLGDAQHVEEAEKIGLDSMDVEALKKLNKNKKLVKKLAKKYHAFLASESVIKQIPRLLGPGLNKAGKFPTLVSHQESLEGKVNETKATVKFQLKKVLCMGVAVGNLSMEEKQIFQNVQMSVNFLVSLLKKNWQNVRCLYLKSTMSPPNRVF is encoded by the exons ATGAG TAAGCTTCAGAGTGAAGCGGTGAGAGAGGCGATATCTGCTATTATCACTCACTGTAAGGAGACAAAGCCACGCAAGTTCACTGAGACTATTGAACTGCAGATTGGTCTTAAGAACTATGACCCTCAAAAGGACAAGAGGTTTAGCGGATCTGTCAAGTTGCCTCACATTCCTAGGCCAAAGATGAAGATTTGTATGCTCGGAGATGCTCAGCACGTCGAAGAG GCTGAGAAGATTGGGTTGGATTCTATGGATGTTGAAGCTCTTAAGAAgttgaacaagaacaagaaacttGTTAAGAAGCTTGCTAAGAAGTACCATGCTTTCCTTGCTTCTGAATCTGTCATTAAGCAGATTCCTCGTCTTCTTGGTCCTGGTCTCAACAAGGCAG GTAAGTTCCCAACTCTTGTTAGCCACCAAGAGTCTTTGGAAGGCAAAGTGAATGAGACTAAGGCAACAGTGAAGTTCCAGCTCAAGAAGGTTCTTTGTATGGGAGTTGCTGTCGGGAATCTTTCCATGGAAGAGAAGCAGATCTTTCAGAATGTTCAGATGAGTGTCAACTTCCTTGTTTCTCTCTTGAAGAAAAACTGGCAAAAC GTGAGGTGCTTGTACTTGAAGAGTACAATGAGTCCACCAAACAGggttttctaa